The Pelodiscus sinensis isolate JC-2024 chromosome 26, ASM4963464v1, whole genome shotgun sequence genome contains a region encoding:
- the LOC142820471 gene encoding uncharacterized protein LOC142820471 translates to MEPQLTLHLLVHFLDLLLQACHQWLEAAWHHLVNVSPLPLRLATLGAVEEPRRRPGTGVPRRVWRLDTSTDWWDRIVLERWEDRQWTQNFRMRRDTFLELCEWLAPALRRRDTRMRPAIPLQKRVAIALWKLSTPDSYRSVGNQFGVGRSTVRAVLMQVVKAINRVLLRRVVRLADPDAVIRGFGALGFPNCGGGPSTERTSPSVPRNTRRPGTSTARGTSP, encoded by the exons atggagccacagctcaccctgcaccttctggtgcactttctggacttgctgctgcaagcctgccaccaatggctcgaggctgcctggcaccacctggtgaacgtcagccccctgcctctccgcctggccaccctgggggccgtggaggagcctcggcggcgccccggcaccggcgtgccccgccgcgtctggcgtctggacaccagcaccgactggtgggaccgcatcgtcctggagcgctgggaggaccgacagtggacccagaacttcaggatgaggagggacaccttcctggagctctgtgagtggctcgcccctgccctgcgcagaagggacactcgcatgagacccgccatccccctccagaagcgggtggccatcgccctctggaagctctccacgccggacagctaccgatccgtcgggaaccagttcggcgtggggagatccaccgtcagagcggtgctcatgcag gtggtcaaggccatcaaccgggtgctgctccgcagggtggtccgcctcgctgacccggacgccgtcatccggggattcggcgccctcggcttccccaactgtgggggggggccatcgacggaacgcacatccccatccgtgccccggaacaccaggcgtcccggtacgtcaaccgcaaggggtacttctccttga
- the DPAGT1 gene encoding UDP-N-acetylglucosamine--dolichyl-phosphate N-acetylglucosaminephosphotransferase, whose protein sequence is MWGLPVIPLLINFCGGLLGFVATLTLIPAFKDHFIAAKLFGIDLNKTSKQPIPESQGVISGAVFLIILFCFIPVPFLSCFVEEQCKAFPHHEFVEFIGSLLAICCMIFLGFADDVLNLRWRHKLLLPTMASLPLLMVYFTNFGNTTIVVPKPFRVLLGMHLDLGILYYVYMGMLAVFCTNAINILAGINGLEAGQALVIAASIITFNVVELNGDYRDDHIFSLYFMIPFFFTTLGLLYHNWYPSSVFVGDTFCYFAGMTFAVVGILGHFSKTMLLFFIPQVLNFLYSLPQLFHIIPCPRHRLPRLNPGTGKLEMSYSKFKTKSLSALGKYILKVSETFHIVDVRQKLDEDEEYTECNNMTLINFVIKLIGPTSEQTLTVLLLLIQVVGSTIAFLIRYQLVRLFYDV, encoded by the exons ATGTGGGGTTTACCAGTGATCCCCTTGCTGATTAATTTTTGTGGCGGTCTTTTGGGATTCGTGGCTACCCTGACGCTGATCCCAGCCTTCAAGGATCATTTCATTGCTGCCAAGCTCTTCGGGATAGACTTGAACAAAACTTCTAAACAGCCCAT TCCTGAATCCCAAGGTGTGATCAGTGGGGCTGTGTTCTTGATCATCCTTTTCTGCTTTATTCCTGTGCCATTTCTGAGTTGTTTTGTAGAGGAGCAGTGCAAGGCATTTCCACATCATGAG TTTGTGGAGTTCATTGGCTCCCTTCTTGCCATCTGCTGCATGATCTTCCTGGGCTTTGCAGATGATGTTCTGAACCTGCGCTGGCGCCACAAGCTTCTACTGCCTACCATGGCCTCCCTTCCTCTGCTTATGGTCTACTTCACTAACTTTGGGAACACCACTATTGTGGTGCCCAAGCCCTTCCGGGTGTTGTTGGGGATGCACTTGGATCTGG GAATCCTGTACTATGTGTACATGGGCATGCTAGCAGTGTTTTGCACCAATGCCATCAACATTCTTGCTGGAATTAATGGGCTTGAGGCAGGACAGGCTCTTGTGATAGCTGCTTCCATCATCACATTCAATGTTGTTGAATTAAATG GAGATTATAGAGATGATCACATTTTTTCTCTCTACTTCATGATTCCTTTTTTCTTTACTACTCTGGGACTGCTTTACCACAACTG GTATCCATCCAGTGTGTTTGTAGGAGACACCTTTTGCTATTTTGCTGGTATGACATTTGCTGTGGTGGGGATCCTGGGACACTTCAGTAAGACAATGCTGCTCTTTTTCATTCCTCAAGTGCTCAACTTCCTCTACTCATTGCCTCAGCTCTTCCACATCATTCCTTGTCCCCGTCATCGGCTACCCAG GCTCAATCCTGGAACAGGGAAGCTGGAAATGAGCTACTCCAAATTCAAAACCAAAAGTCTTTCAGCACTGGGAAAGTATATTCTAAAG GTATCAGAAACCTTTCATATAGTGGATGTGAGACAGAAATTAGACGAAGATGAAGAATACACAGAGTGCAACAACATGACGCTCATTAACTTTGTTATAAAGCTTATTGGACCAACCTCAGAGCAAACCCTCACTGTTCTGCTGCTTCTTATCCAG GTAGTGGGCAGCACCATTGCCTTTTTGATCCGGTACCAACTAGTACGCTTGTTCTATGATGTTTGA
- the H2AX gene encoding histone H2AX yields the protein MSGRGKSGGKARAKAKSRSSRAGLQFPVGRVHRLLRRGHYAERVGAGAPVYLAAVLEYLTAEILELAGNAARDNKKTRIIPRHLQLAVRNDEELNKLLGGVTIAQGGVLPNIQAVLLPKKAGGGPGPAKGGKKGGGQQSQEY from the coding sequence ATGTCCGGCCGCGGCAAGAGCGGCGGCAAGGCCCGGGCCAAGGCTAAGTCCCGCTCGTCGCGCGCCGGCCTGCAGTTCCCCGTGGGGCGCGTGCACCGGCTGCTGCGGCGCGGGCACTACGCCGAGCGCGTGGGCGCGGGCGCGCCGGTCTACCTGGCCGCCGTGCTCGAGTACCTGACGGCGGAGATCCTGGAGCTGGCGGGCAACGCGGCGCGCGACAACAAGAAGACGCGCATCATCCCGCGGCACCTGCAGCTGGCGGTGCGCAACGACGAGGAGCTCAACAAGCTGCTGGGGGGCGTCACCATCGCGCAGGGCGGCGTCCTGCCCAACATCCAGGCCGTGCTGCTGCCCAAGAAAGCGGGCGGCGGGCCCGGCCCGGCCAAGGGCGGCAAGAAGGGCGGCGGGCAGCAGTCGCAGGAGTATtag
- the HMBS gene encoding porphobilinogen deaminase isoform X3, with translation MENKTLRNVKDENGLKNRIIRVGTRKSQLARIQTDSVVEMLRKRYLNLHFEIVAMSTTGDKILDTALSKIGEKSLFTKELENALERNEVDLVVHSLKDLPTLLPPGFTIGAICKRENPHDAVVFHPKNYGKTLNSLPEKSVVGTSSLRRAAQLKRRFPQLEFRDIRGNLNTRLKKLDEKEDFSAIILAAAGLRRMGWENRIGQILNPEDCLYAVGQGALAVEVRARDQEILDMVSALNDGETVLCCIAERAFMRHLEGGCSVPVAVNTMLKDSQLYLTGAVYSLDGSDSLKDTMQTSINYSQQNEEGSSDDAQYVGITAKNIPPHAQEAAETLGVELASLLLSKGAKHILSVARQLNDAR, from the exons CTGGCCCGGATTCAGACAGACAGTGTAGTGGAAATGCTCCGCAAGCGATACCTCAACCTTCATTTTGAGATCG TTGCCATGTCAACAACTGGAGACAAGATCTTGGACACTGCTCTTTCCAAG ATTGGAGAGAAGAGCCTCTTCACCAAGGAACTGGAAAATGCCCTGGAAAGAAATGA AGTTGACCTGGTAGTTCACTCCTTGAAGGACCTGCCAACTTTGCTCCCACCTGGCTTCACCATTGGAGCCATCTGCAA AAGGGAAAATCCTCATGATGCTGTCGTTTTTCATCCCAAGAACTATGGGAAAACTCTCAACAGCCTTCCTGAAAAGAG CGTGGTTGGAACCAGTTCACTTCGTCGAGCAGCTCAGCTGAAAAGGCGGTTCCCTCAGCTGGAATTCAGGGATATT AGAGGAAATTTAAACACCCGGTTGAAAAAACTGGATGAAAAGGAGGATTTCAGTGCCATaattctggctgctgctggactGAGGAGGATGGGCTGGGAGAATCGTATTGGTCAG ATCCTAAACCCTGAAGATTGCCTTTATGCTGTTGGACAG GGTGCCTTAGCAGTAGAGGTCCGAGCTAGAGACCAAGAGATACTGGATATGGTATCTGCCCTGAACGATGGAGAAACGGTGCTATGTTGCATTGCCGAGAGAGCCTTTATGAGACACCTG GAGGGTGGATGTAGTGTTCCTGTAGCAGTCAATACCATGCTGAAAGACTCCCAG TTGTATTTGACAGGAGCGGTCTACAGCTTGGATGGATCAGATAGCCTGAAGGACACGATGCAGACTAGTATTAACTACTCACAGCAG aatgaAGAGGGATCCAGTGATGATGCACAGTATGTTGGCATAACAGCGAAGAATATTCCTCCTCATGCTCAAGAGGCTGCAGAAACGCTGGGTGTTGAACTAGCTAGCTTACTGCTAAGTAAGGGTGCTAAGCATATCCTCAGTGTTGCAAGGCAACTCAATGATGCCCGATAA